One genomic region from Drosophila subpulchrella strain 33 F10 #4 breed RU33 chromosome 2R, RU_Dsub_v1.1 Primary Assembly, whole genome shotgun sequence encodes:
- the LOC119551261 gene encoding uncharacterized protein LOC119551261 encodes MSAVSQNSCVETPKAPEWLSKLESRREQLKRSKLGHEAGAGAPCAECKDKCPGLDLHFWRKVCRNCKCPKNQHVCPDDDDATGWAQFEILGQIRAKPAYIKIKALASQPVQLEWVPPNAAPDVVTDYMEKLGTAQIPVAGSDAALKRKLQLELQVPPHDLDAALCDGLTETEAIQLQQYVQKLREQCVGQGVVVRLGDRLNHAQVEHVFPVSTTSQEASRTWQSLGLSPVADDTLNELLANPKVAQALAGPASAQPKLFVAFSEPLSDSAVHFEENGALRAQTREKLLGISKPALQSLVSHGVVYDKVLGILQEKKLNISRDPKLGPIAEFRKEYVSNPQFRAEINTICPQQPMTPMKSSPGTPFNSPLPVKNPVQIRFGAQMRQDTPMRRVKFGGVSTIVYDCGLPANTDYDRDPVFAQILQAEPLKQALQEARAGRAPSSVVISHIPAPVASLAELKGLTPTTKAQLQSVGLDKNMLQSAVSNAPYYDRLFRSLQDKGISHDQCQLLQPLKQVHDWLLDDDQLLDEIDKVFADMANGCKDISYPKPGLGELPTSHSSDSGFHSKPPTPCYGSEDLTPGQGRFTTIPGIEDMNMYPSCAGMPEQFQQLRLHGEESSGKEPERTILCADCSKPIAYGEVAVKADRAGKEIAWHPGCFKCNTCRELLADLVYFFHQGQVFCGRDLAIKLKIPRCRACDELIFTKEYTAAEEATFHIKHFCCYQCDEPLAGQQYIADEKSNMPLCLLCYDRLFAVCCQRCKIAIGPADQGVAWGDVHWHANCFVCAGVECSKPLIGGRFCVKENMPFCSPTCVRSLIK; translated from the exons ATGTCCGCCGTGAGCCAAAACTCTTGTGTGGAAACGCCAAAGGCGCCGGAATGGCTGTCGAAGCTGGAGAGCCGTCGAGAGCAGCTGAAGCGCTCCAAACTGGGACACGAAGCCGGAGCTGGAGCTCCGTGCGCCGAGTGCAAGGATAAGTGCCCTGGACTGGATTTACATTTCTGGCGGAAGGTCTGCCGCAACTGCAAGTGCCCAAAGAACCAGCATGTTTGTCCGGACGACGATGACGCCACCGGCTGGGCACAGTTCGAGATTCTGGGACAGATTAGGGCCAAGCCAGCGT ATATTAAGATCAAAGCCCTGGCCAGTCAACCGGTGCAGCTGGAGTGGGTGCCACCGAATGCTGCTCCCGATGTGGTCACCGATTACATGGAGAAGCTGGGCACTGCCCAAATACCGGTGGCCGGAAGTGACGCCGCTTTGAAGAGGAAACTACAGCTTGAGCTCCAAGTACCGCCGCACGATCTGGATGCCGCTTTGTGCGATGGATTGACGGAAACGGAGGCCATCCAGCTGCAGCAGTACGTCCAGAAATTGCGCGAGCAGTGCGTCGGCCAGGGCGTGGTAGTGCGCCTAGGAGATCGTCTCAACCATGCTCAAGTGGAGCACGTTTTTCCCGTTTCGACGACTTCCCAGGAGGCGTCAAGAACCTGGCAATCGCTGGGTCTCTCACCGGTGGCCGATGACACATTAAACGAACTGCTGGCCAATCCTAAGGTAGCCCAGGCCCTGGCAGGTCCAGCCAGCGCCCAACCCAAACTTTTTGTGGCCTTTTCAGAGCCTTTGTCCGATTCGGCAGTTCATTTCGAGGAAAACGGAGCTCTGCGGGCCCAGACCAGGGAAAAGCTGCTGGGCATCAGCAAGCCGGCCTTGCAGAGCCTTGTGAGTCATGGCGTTGTCTATGACAAGGTTCTGGGAATACTACAG gAAAAAAAGCTGAACATCTCGAGAGATCCCAAACTTGGGCCCATCGCTGAGTTCCGTAAGGAGTATGTTAGCAATCCGCAGTTCAGAGCAGAGATCAATACCATCTGCCCGCAGCAGCCCATGACGCCAATGAAATCCTCTCCAGGCACACCATTCAACTCCCCGTTGCCGGTGAAGAATCCAGTGCAGATAAGATTCGGAGCACAGATGCGCCAGGATACGCCCATGCGGCGGGTCAAGTTTGGTGGCGTCTCCACCATAGTTTACGACTGCGGACTGCCCGCCAATACGGACTACGATCGTGATCCAGTCTTTGCACAGATCCTTCAGGCGGAGCCGCTCAAACAGGCGCTGCAGGAAGCGCGCGCTGGACGTGCTCCCTCCTCGGTGGTTATTTCCCATATCCCGGCTCCGGTTGCAAGTCTTGCGGAGCTGAAAGGTCTTACTCCGACCACTAAGGCCCAGCTCCAGTCCGTGGGACTCGATAAGAACATGCTACAATCCGCAGTTTCCAACGCGCCGTATTATGACCGACTTTTCCGCTCGCTGCAGGACAAGGGCATCTCCCATGACCAATGCCAGCTACTGCAGCCACTGAAACAAGTGCACGACTGGCTGCTGGACGACGATCAGTTGCTGGACGAGATCGACAAGGTCTTTGCCGACATGGCCAATGGCTGCAAGGACATTTCGTATCCGAAACCCGGTCTAGGCGAGCTACCCACATCCCACAGCAGTGATTCTGGCTTCCACTCGAAACCCCCAACTCCATGTTATGGCAGCGAAGATCTAACCCCAGGACAGGGCAGATTCACCACCATTCCCGGCATTGAGGACATGAACATGTACCCAAGCTGCGCCGGCATGCCGGAGCAGTTCCAGCAACTACGCCTTCACGGGGAGGAGTCTTCAGGCAAAGAGCCTGAGCGGACCATTTTGTGCGCTGACTGCAGCAAGCCAATCGCCTATGGCGAAGTGGCCGTCAAGGCGGATCGAGCTGGAAAGGAGATCGCCTGGCACCCCGGCTGCTTCAAGTGCAACACATGCCGCGAACTCTTGGCCGACTTGGTCTACTTCTTTCACCAAGGACAAGTTTTCTGCGGTCGCGACTTGGCCATCAAGCTGAAGATCCCGCGATGCCGCGCCTGTGACGAGCTGATTTTCACCAAGGAGTACACGGCAGCCGAGGAAGCAACGTTCCACATAAAGCACTTCTGCTGCTATCAGTGCGATGAGCCTCTGGCCGGACAGCAGTACATCGCGGATGAGAAGTCCAACATGCCTCTGTGTTTGCTCTGCTATGACCGATTGTTCGCCGTTTGCTGCCAACGCTGTAAGATAGCAATTGGACCGGCGGACCAAGGCGTGGCTTGGGGCGATGTCCACTGGCATGCCAACTGCTTTGTCTGCGCCGGAGTGGAGTGCTCCAAGCCGCTTATTGGAGGACGCTTTTGCGTCAAGGAGAACATGCCCTTCTGCAGCCCAACCTGCGTCCGCAGCTTGATTAAGTGA
- the LOC119550671 gene encoding LOW QUALITY PROTEIN: uncharacterized protein DDB_G0283357 (The sequence of the model RefSeq protein was modified relative to this genomic sequence to represent the inferred CDS: substituted 1 base at 1 genomic stop codon) → MTEKYDGNGDFSAFNDDDNDFGGKPRKSGGSIGAPGGAHNGDSSAHDHGHHGGDPSGSVQINEKANEYIRDCMAERNRMDRKFPIAEKLLEGEIEKVQTTGRIPSREQKYADIYREKPLRISQRVLVPIREHPKFNFVGKLLGPKGNSLRRLQEETLCKMTVLGRNSMRDRVKEEELRSSKDPKYAHLNSDLHVEISTIAPPAEAYARIAYAMAELRKYLIPDSNDIIRQEQLRELMDSTSLNDNDNAKSGYKKTPHMQGGNNAMGGGSINAIGGAKNTPHHNYRSSQQTSFSKNVLAPKQKVMSILEKARTAMDETYGRGYDDGIGYDPHQSYDSYSYGSHGHGPHGPPANILGGVGGISGGGGRGGHYESSDYEPDYGRREYYQHSPGYSAGGGGGGGLGTVGGSQSNAIGGSGLSSNHNRSHVNRXNLLDPSSASGGRATNPAATTQNLTMKSQPNSNNNFLPNHGASECHTGKSINPNYYYNSNGSSKLNQQQLQQSQPNLPPQLSAHNSSSSNNRNISNNNSSNNNNCNSNFHPMGDKNSNDVAFLSSYRLGPMDGQKSANSNNINNHTLGSKNHNNNNTTTTTASVPNMLLVRPANPSLHIGTFPFLPVQFF, encoded by the exons ATGACCGAGAAGTACGACGGCAACGGTGACTTTTCCGCCTTCAATGACGATGACAACGACTTCGGCGGCAAGCCTCGCAAATCTGGTGGTTCTATTGGAGCACCAGGCGGCGCACACAACGGCGACAGTTCCGCCCACGACCACGGCCATCATGGCGGAGATCCCAGCGGCAGTGTCCAGATAAACGAGAAGGCCAATGAGTACATACGCGATTGTATGGCCGAGCGAAATCGCATGGACAGGAAGTTCCCCATTGCCGAGAAGCTGCTGGAGGGCG AGATTGAAAAAGTTCAGACCACAGGAAGGATCCCTTCCCGAGAGCAGAAATACGCGGATATCTACAGAGAGAAGCCCCTGCGCATCTCACAACGAGTTCTAGTGCCCATTAGAGAGCATCCTAAG TTCAACTTCGTTGGCAAACTGCTGGGACCCAAGGGCAACTCACTTCGCCGTCTACAAGAAGAGACCCTTTGCAAGATGACCGTCCTGGGGCGCAACTCCATGCGCGATCGCGTCAAGGAGGAGGAACTACGCAGCTCCAAGGATCCCAAGTACGCTCACCTCAACAGCGACCTGCACGTGGAGATATCCACAATAGCGCCGCCAGCCGAAGCCTATGCCCGAATTGCCTACGCCATGGCCGAGCTGAGGAAGTATCTCATACCAGATAGCAACGACATCATCCGACAGGAGCAACTGCGAGAGTTGATGGACAGCACTAGCCTAAACGACAATGACAATGCGAAGAGTGGTTATAAAAAGACGCCCCACATGCAAGGAGGTAACAATGCCATGGGTGGCGGTTCTATTAATGCCATTGGAGGGGCCAAGAACACACCGCATCATAATTATAG GAGCTCGCAGCAGACCTCCTTCAGCAAAAATGTGCTCGCTCCCAAGCAGAAAGTGATGTCCATATTGGAAAAAGCCAGGACTGCCATGGATGAAACGTATGG TCGCGGCTATGACGACGGCATTGGCTACGATCCGCACCAATCGTACGATAGCTACTCCTATGGTAGTCATGGTCATGGACCCCATGGACCGCCGGCTAACATCTTGGGCGGGGTGGGAGGCATCAGCGGTGGCGGAGGGCGCGGTGGACACTACGAAAGCTCAGACTACGAGCCAGATTATGGAAGACGAGAGTACTACCAGCATTCGCCCGGCTATTCAG CTGGCGGCGGCGGAGGCGGAGGTCTGGGCACCGTCGGCGGTTCCCAATCAAATGCCATCGGCGGCTCTGGCCTCAGTTCCAACCACAATCGCAGCCATGTTAACAGGTGAAACTTGCTGGACCCCAGCAGTGCCAGCGGAGGTCGAGCCACCAATCCAGCGGCAACCACCCAAAATCTGACCATGAAATCCCAACccaatagcaacaacaactttttgcccaATCACGGAGCAAGTGAGTGCCACACTGGCAAGAGCATAAATCCCAACTACTACTACAATTCCAACGGCAGTTCCAAG CTAAATCAGCAACAACTTCAGCAATCGCAACCAAATCTCCCACCGCAGCTATCAGcccacaacagcagcagcagtaacAACCGCAACATCAGTAACAATAACTcgagcaacaacaataattgCAATAGCAACTTTCACCCCATGGGTGACAAAAACTCCAACGACGTTGCATTTCTATCCTCCTATCGACTTGGCCCAATGGATGGCCAAAAGAGtgccaacagcaacaacatcaacaaTCACACATTAGGCAGTaaaaaccacaacaacaacaacaccaccACAACAACCGCTTCAGTGCCCAATATGCTATTAGTAAG ACCTGCTAATCCTTCGCTACATATTGGCACATTTCCGTTCTTGCCCGTGCAGTTTTTCTGA
- the LOC119551716 gene encoding uncharacterized protein LOC119551716 — translation MSGKLIMKRKRASQDDQQQAPEQRVQPQEQLQQQDVAAPEKRHRPLTPPAEEPGQDYPAEPDAPNRILLEALQKIMELQAELDAFEQDLDERDGYAAAGAEQEEEEVEESAEDAEVAAQFAPPTPAQRSQAEAMGFAMCARETLLFLQSEGIPTESPLYQTLLGKLVGQSEGLLHA, via the coding sequence ATGTCGGGCAAGCTGATCATGAAGCGCAAGCGGGCCAGCCAGGACGATCAGCAGCAGGCGCCGGAGCAACGTGTCCAGCCGCAGGAGCAGCTCCAGCAGCAGGATGTGGCAGCTCCGGAGAAACGTCATCGTCCGCTCACTCCACCCGCCGAGGAACCAGGACAGGATTACCCAGCAGAGCCCGATGCCCCCAACAGAATCCTCCTAGAAGCCCTGCAAAAGATCATGGAGCTGCAAGCCGAGCTGGATGCTTTTGAACAGGATCTGGATGAGCGGGATGGCTATGCGGCCGCAGGAGCTGaacaggaggaggaggaggtcgAGGAGAGCGCCGAGGATGCCGAAGTGGCTGCCCAGTTTGCACCACCCACCCCAGCCCAAAGGAGTCAGGCGGAGGCAATGGGCTTTGCCATGTGTGCCAGGGAAACGCTGCTCTTCCTCCAGAGCGAGGGAATACCCACGGAGTCGCCACTTTACCAGACTCTCCTCGGAAAACTGGTGGGCCAAAGCGAGGGACTGCTGCACGCCTGA
- the LOC119551568 gene encoding protein 5NUC-like isoform X1, producing the protein MFSLITVLGLSATLVGQLARRPCDECIPKMMSGRSLFIGSCCLLVLLIHPVQPNPIVPRADVATEFIILHNNDMHARFEQTSVTSGICSQEDANTNQCYGGFARVAYEVRKYRKEAQEGGTPVFYLNAGDTYTGTAWFTVYKDKIASAFLNKLSPDAISLGNHEFDQNVEGLVPFLNAVDFPVLACNLNLTDVPEMAAAKQLANSTILETNGVKIGVIGYLTPDTKVLAFRNKVEYEEEIVSINAEAEKLKAQGINIIIALGHSGYQKDQEIAKNCPEVDIVIGGHSHTFLDASQPVADPTDSDPEAVRGPYPTTVVQASGKKVPVVQAYAYTKYLGKIHVQFDAEGNLIEFDGAPILLNASVTQEQDLLDLLEEYRPKLEELENTILGYTKVFLEGGNICRMRECNLGNLVTDAMVYARVLDNKGGEFWTDAPIAFMQGGGIRASVEKQADGAINGATLLTVLPFENNLYITRILGKTLLAALEHSAAVRLQDSNGGFLQMSGLRCEYNYNNEQGKRVVFAQALCSNCSVPTYKSINETEFYKVIVPQFLLEGGDGYDLIEESDPFSESLERNDLNATMEYLKQRHFVYPEIEERIVIHEKADGNSASGILASITLLLLSSLLTRFF; encoded by the exons ATGTTTTCGCTTATAACGGTTCTCGGACTCTCGGCCACTTTGGTGGGTCAGTTAGCCCGCAGACCGTGCGACGAGTGCAT CCCCAAAATGATGTCTGGCCGGAGCCTCTTTATTGGATCATGTTGCCTTCTGGTGCTGCTGATCCACCCAGTCCAGCCGAACCCCATTGTTCCCCGGGCGGATGTGGCCACCGAGTTCATAATACTCCATAATAACGATATGCATGCCCGATTCGAACAGACGAGTGTGACCAGTGGCATCTGCTCCCAGGAGGATGCGAATACGAATCAGTGCTACGGAGGATTCGCTAGGGTGGCCTACGA GGTTCGCAAATATCGCAAGGAAGCGCAGGAGGGTGGAACTCCAGTGTTTTATCTCAACGCAGGTGACACCTACACCGGAACAGCTTGGTTCACCGTCTACAAGGACAAGATCGCCAGTGCTTTCCTCAACAAACTATCCCCTGACGCTATT TCCCTGGGCAACCATGAGTTCGATCAGAATGTGGAGGGCCTTGTGCCCTTCCTCAATGCGGTGGATTTTCCCGTTCTGGCCTGTAATCTAAACCTCACCGATGTACCCGAAATGGCGGCTGCCAAACAGCTAGCCAATTCCACGATCTTGGAAACAAACGGGGTGAAGATTGGCGTGATCGGTTACCTAACACCCGATACCAAAGTACTTGCCTTCCGGAACAAAGTGGAATACGAGGAGGAAATCGTATCCATCAA TGCGGAGGCCGAGAAGCTGAAAGCTCAGGGCATCAACATCATCATCGCCTTGGGTCACTCTGGTTACCAAAAGGACCAGGAGATAGCCAAGAACTGCCCGGAGGTGGACATCGTCATCGGTGGTCACTCTCACACTTTCCTGGATGCCAGTCAACCGGTGGCCGATCCCACTGACTCCGATCCGGAGGCTGTTCGAGGGCCCTATCCCACCACAGTTGTGCAGGCGAGCGGAAAAAAAGTTCCGGTGGTGCAGGCATATGCCTACACAAAGTACCTGGGAAAGATCCATGTTCAG TTCGATGCTGAGGGAAATCTGATTGAGTTTGATGGTGCCCCCATTCTACTGAACGCCTCTGTGACTCAGGAGCAGGATCTCCTCGATTTGCTTGAGGAATATCGTCCCAAACTGGAGGAGCTGGAGAACACAATCCTGGGCTACACCAAGGTGTTCCTCGAGGGAGGCAATATCTGTCGGATGAGGGAGTGCAACCTTGGAAACTTGGTGACCGATGCCATGGTATATGCCCGCGTGCTGGACAACAAGGGTGGAGAATTCTGGACAGATGCACCAATTGCCTTTATGCAGGGAGGAG GAATCCGCGCCTCCGTCGAAAAGCAGGCGGATGGAGCCATTAATGGGGCCACTCTGCTGACCGTTCTGCCTTTCGAGAACAACCTTTATATAACCAGGATCCTTGGCAAGACGCTTCTGGCCGCCCTGGAGCATTCGGCTGCTGTGCGGctgcaggactcgaatggtGGGTTCCTCCAGATGTCCGGACTGCGGTGCGAGTACAACTACAATAACGAGCAGGGCAAGCGGGTGGTATTCGCTCAAGCTCTGTGCTCCAACTGCTCCGTTCCCACCTACAAGAGCATCAATGAGACGGAATTCTACAAGGTGATCGTACCGCAGTTCCTGCTCGAAGGCGGCGATGGATACGATCTGATCGAGGAGTCGGATCCGTTCAGTGAGAGCCTGGAGCGAAACGATCTGAATGCCACCATGGAGTACCTGAAGCAGCGCCATTTCGTATATCCCGAGATCGAGGAGCGAATTGTGATCCACGAGAAGGCTGACGGTAATTCGGCTTCCGGAATTCTAGCCTCCATAACACTGCTGCTGCTCTCTTCCCTGCTAACTAGATTCTTCTAG
- the LOC119551568 gene encoding protein 5NUC-like isoform X2, whose protein sequence is MMSGRSLFIGSCCLLVLLIHPVQPNPIVPRADVATEFIILHNNDMHARFEQTSVTSGICSQEDANTNQCYGGFARVAYEVRKYRKEAQEGGTPVFYLNAGDTYTGTAWFTVYKDKIASAFLNKLSPDAISLGNHEFDQNVEGLVPFLNAVDFPVLACNLNLTDVPEMAAAKQLANSTILETNGVKIGVIGYLTPDTKVLAFRNKVEYEEEIVSINAEAEKLKAQGINIIIALGHSGYQKDQEIAKNCPEVDIVIGGHSHTFLDASQPVADPTDSDPEAVRGPYPTTVVQASGKKVPVVQAYAYTKYLGKIHVQFDAEGNLIEFDGAPILLNASVTQEQDLLDLLEEYRPKLEELENTILGYTKVFLEGGNICRMRECNLGNLVTDAMVYARVLDNKGGEFWTDAPIAFMQGGGIRASVEKQADGAINGATLLTVLPFENNLYITRILGKTLLAALEHSAAVRLQDSNGGFLQMSGLRCEYNYNNEQGKRVVFAQALCSNCSVPTYKSINETEFYKVIVPQFLLEGGDGYDLIEESDPFSESLERNDLNATMEYLKQRHFVYPEIEERIVIHEKADGNSASGILASITLLLLSSLLTRFF, encoded by the exons ATGATGTCTGGCCGGAGCCTCTTTATTGGATCATGTTGCCTTCTGGTGCTGCTGATCCACCCAGTCCAGCCGAACCCCATTGTTCCCCGGGCGGATGTGGCCACCGAGTTCATAATACTCCATAATAACGATATGCATGCCCGATTCGAACAGACGAGTGTGACCAGTGGCATCTGCTCCCAGGAGGATGCGAATACGAATCAGTGCTACGGAGGATTCGCTAGGGTGGCCTACGA GGTTCGCAAATATCGCAAGGAAGCGCAGGAGGGTGGAACTCCAGTGTTTTATCTCAACGCAGGTGACACCTACACCGGAACAGCTTGGTTCACCGTCTACAAGGACAAGATCGCCAGTGCTTTCCTCAACAAACTATCCCCTGACGCTATT TCCCTGGGCAACCATGAGTTCGATCAGAATGTGGAGGGCCTTGTGCCCTTCCTCAATGCGGTGGATTTTCCCGTTCTGGCCTGTAATCTAAACCTCACCGATGTACCCGAAATGGCGGCTGCCAAACAGCTAGCCAATTCCACGATCTTGGAAACAAACGGGGTGAAGATTGGCGTGATCGGTTACCTAACACCCGATACCAAAGTACTTGCCTTCCGGAACAAAGTGGAATACGAGGAGGAAATCGTATCCATCAA TGCGGAGGCCGAGAAGCTGAAAGCTCAGGGCATCAACATCATCATCGCCTTGGGTCACTCTGGTTACCAAAAGGACCAGGAGATAGCCAAGAACTGCCCGGAGGTGGACATCGTCATCGGTGGTCACTCTCACACTTTCCTGGATGCCAGTCAACCGGTGGCCGATCCCACTGACTCCGATCCGGAGGCTGTTCGAGGGCCCTATCCCACCACAGTTGTGCAGGCGAGCGGAAAAAAAGTTCCGGTGGTGCAGGCATATGCCTACACAAAGTACCTGGGAAAGATCCATGTTCAG TTCGATGCTGAGGGAAATCTGATTGAGTTTGATGGTGCCCCCATTCTACTGAACGCCTCTGTGACTCAGGAGCAGGATCTCCTCGATTTGCTTGAGGAATATCGTCCCAAACTGGAGGAGCTGGAGAACACAATCCTGGGCTACACCAAGGTGTTCCTCGAGGGAGGCAATATCTGTCGGATGAGGGAGTGCAACCTTGGAAACTTGGTGACCGATGCCATGGTATATGCCCGCGTGCTGGACAACAAGGGTGGAGAATTCTGGACAGATGCACCAATTGCCTTTATGCAGGGAGGAG GAATCCGCGCCTCCGTCGAAAAGCAGGCGGATGGAGCCATTAATGGGGCCACTCTGCTGACCGTTCTGCCTTTCGAGAACAACCTTTATATAACCAGGATCCTTGGCAAGACGCTTCTGGCCGCCCTGGAGCATTCGGCTGCTGTGCGGctgcaggactcgaatggtGGGTTCCTCCAGATGTCCGGACTGCGGTGCGAGTACAACTACAATAACGAGCAGGGCAAGCGGGTGGTATTCGCTCAAGCTCTGTGCTCCAACTGCTCCGTTCCCACCTACAAGAGCATCAATGAGACGGAATTCTACAAGGTGATCGTACCGCAGTTCCTGCTCGAAGGCGGCGATGGATACGATCTGATCGAGGAGTCGGATCCGTTCAGTGAGAGCCTGGAGCGAAACGATCTGAATGCCACCATGGAGTACCTGAAGCAGCGCCATTTCGTATATCCCGAGATCGAGGAGCGAATTGTGATCCACGAGAAGGCTGACGGTAATTCGGCTTCCGGAATTCTAGCCTCCATAACACTGCTGCTGCTCTCTTCCCTGCTAACTAGATTCTTCTAG
- the LOC119551569 gene encoding serine protease 52, giving the protein MASLFVWILLSVLYLSHPGHSNFLDDSCGTSLLVPKIYRGKNAKPQATRWMASVFYSTQFVCGGTLIHKSFVLTAAHCVEHEGDLFVKLGAYNKALGTHKIRVSDAIRHREYRNMDYRNDIALLKLEPSVTFNENIRPICIYLDQGWGKQIWKFHAYGWGQTSEATESDILQTITLYRSDPEECKWLLGLNPKETQICARSSNNGDTCGGDSGGPLTSLLTDGMHNFETQFGIISLGTKHCKGLGIYTDVSDYVDWIARAVTTTLDMWLYKDCAGYNLESILRATIYIGYRQTGGVLIANRYVMTNAGTLPSNPYFLLVVVMNTRYRVQDIYTSKSGIALLKLQHQVMPIDGMKPICMFGTNYLQQHDQLGSYYIFGSTEYGYQYYYDVETVDTKKCANHVQKIIEPNQFCVRSNHWQSLVKPGDILAEKKIYYVLLGIVTYSANGLYVIENARTHTESIAKIII; this is encoded by the exons ATGGCGTCATTATTCGTGTGGATTTTATTGAGCGTATTGTATCTTAGCCACCCAGGACATTCAAATTTTCTGGACGACTCCTGTGGAACCTCGTTACTTGTACCTAAAATATATCGTGGTAAAAACGCAAAACCTCAAGCTACTAGATGGATGGCATCCGTTTTTTATTCAACACAATTCGTGTGCGGCGGCACTTTGATCCACAAGAGTTTTGTTTTAACTGCAGCTCATTGCGTTGAACACGAAGGCGACCT ATTCGTGAAACTTGGTGCATATAACAAAGCTCTGGGGACCCATAAGATCCGTGTGAGCGACGCGATAAGGCACCGAGAATACAGAAATATGGATTACCGCAATGATATAGCACTGCTTAAGCTGGAACCCAGTGTGACTTTCAATG AAAACATAAGACCAATATGCATTTATTTGGACCAGGGATGGGGGAAACAAATTTGGAAGTTTCATGCCTATGGTTGGGGTCAAACATCTGAGGCCACGGAGAGCGATATACTTCAAACTATCACTCTTTATCGATCAGATCCAGAAGAGTGCAAATGGCTCTTGGGGCTGAATCCCAAGGAGACACAGATATGTGCAAGAAGTTCAAATAATGGAGACACTTGTGGGGGCGATTCGGGTGGTCCGTTGACCAGTTTACTGACTGATGGAATGCATAATTTCGAAACGCAATTCGGAATCATCAGTCTTGGTACAAAACATTGCAAAGGATTGGGAATATATACCGATGTATCGGACTATGTTGATTGGATTGCGAGAGCGGTAACTACCACCCTTGATATGTGGTTGTACAAGGATTGTGCCGGCTATAACCTAGAATCGATCCTACGAGCAACCATTTATATAGGCTATCGCCAGACAGGGGGCGTATTGATTGCAAACC GATATGTCATGACAAATGCCGGAACCTTACCAAGTAATCCCTACTTTTT ACTTGTCGTTGTGATGAATACACGGTACAGAGTTCAAGACATTTATACGTCCAAAAGTGGTATAGCATTGCTAAAACTACAGCACCAGGTGATGCCCATAG ATGGAATGAAACCGATCTGTATGTTCGGGACCAATTACCTTCAGCAGCACGACCAACTTGGTAGTTATTATATATTTGGCAGTACAGAATATGGTTACCAATATTACTATGATGTTGAAACTGTAGACACCAAAAAATGTGCAAATCATGTGCAAAAAATAATTGAGCCGAATCAATTTTGCGTCAGATCTAATCACTGGCAGTCACTTGTGAAACCTGGAGATATATTGGCAGAAAAGAAGATATACTATGTTCTGTTAGGTATTGTCACTTATTCAGCAAATGGCTTGTACGTTATAGAGAACGCTAGAACACATACGGAGTCGAttgcaaaaataattatttag